A genome region from Arachidicoccus soli includes the following:
- a CDS encoding glycoside hydrolase family 28 protein: protein MKTNNINHMKAEKQLRTVVLLKNICNNYSIINHRHFRKEIIYIGIITTILSVFSINSFGANFYKNENHRFVKCTSGPASVLNTQNSIAYKLSESKNSSPLSREIFLDKLNKNETTIFNIESFGAIGDGKTDNAKAFQRAIDACSIAGGTVFVPPGKIYLSGPFNLRSFVTLYVSAGATILASPNEKLYVTSAFGANRGEGMIWIGANKIKDVTLCGPGTIDGNGISFMGKELFDSYELKPISIQDPRPHLLTMIGSSNIQIRELNIINSAYWTIHLAGCNNVVIEGINLLNNVKVRNSDGIDVDHSKNVRIANCHIESGDDCICLKNRREYQQFGPCEDILVTNCIMTSRSCAVKIGSENMDSISHVVFDNCIIKNSNRGIGIQNRDEGTVSDIQFSNFVIESNLFSDVWWGKAEPIYITAFKRADGNNKDANWRFPKGARHGKVGSISDIYFSNIIAKSENGIYVSTDSIGLIHGIYFNSVHIDIQKVTSIKGGVYDRRPSKVQGIVAHPTAGFYIENTQSAYLNNCSVNWLGTPAEYFGKAIETINSTDIHNNNFLGKNAH, encoded by the coding sequence ATGAAAACAAATAATATCAATCATATGAAAGCAGAAAAACAATTAAGGACTGTAGTGTTATTAAAAAATATTTGTAATAATTATAGTATAATTAATCATCGACATTTTAGAAAAGAAATTATATATATAGGTATAATTACGACGATTCTTAGTGTCTTTTCAATAAATAGTTTTGGTGCCAATTTTTATAAAAACGAGAACCATAGGTTTGTAAAGTGTACAAGTGGGCCAGCGTCTGTATTAAATACTCAAAATAGTATAGCATATAAATTATCAGAGTCAAAAAATAGTTCTCCACTGAGTAGGGAAATATTCCTTGATAAATTGAATAAAAATGAGACAACCATTTTTAATATTGAATCTTTCGGAGCTATTGGAGATGGAAAGACTGATAATGCTAAGGCATTTCAACGAGCGATTGATGCTTGCAGTATCGCTGGAGGGACGGTATTTGTTCCTCCAGGTAAAATCTATCTTAGTGGCCCATTCAATTTAAGGTCATTTGTCACTTTATATGTAAGCGCGGGTGCTACAATTCTCGCCAGTCCTAATGAAAAACTGTATGTCACGAGCGCCTTTGGCGCAAACAGAGGAGAAGGGATGATTTGGATTGGTGCTAATAAAATTAAAGATGTGACTTTATGCGGTCCCGGGACTATTGATGGTAACGGAATTTCATTTATGGGAAAAGAGCTCTTTGATAGTTATGAATTAAAACCCATATCTATTCAAGACCCTAGACCTCATCTCTTGACAATGATTGGATCCAGCAATATTCAGATTCGTGAACTGAATATTATCAATTCAGCATATTGGACGATACATCTGGCTGGATGTAATAATGTGGTGATTGAGGGTATTAATCTTTTGAATAATGTTAAAGTTCGCAATAGTGATGGCATTGATGTTGATCATAGCAAAAATGTCCGAATCGCTAATTGTCATATTGAATCAGGTGATGACTGTATCTGTTTGAAGAATCGACGCGAATATCAACAATTTGGCCCCTGTGAAGACATCCTTGTGACGAACTGTATAATGACCTCCAGAAGCTGCGCAGTGAAAATTGGCTCTGAGAACATGGATAGTATCTCTCATGTTGTTTTTGATAATTGTATTATCAAAAACTCTAACCGTGGCATAGGTATACAAAATAGAGATGAAGGTACAGTTAGTGATATTCAGTTCTCTAATTTTGTCATTGAATCGAATTTGTTTTCGGATGTTTGGTGGGGAAAAGCTGAACCTATTTATATTACTGCCTTTAAAAGAGCTGATGGTAATAATAAAGATGCAAATTGGCGATTCCCAAAAGGAGCTAGGCATGGCAAGGTAGGCTCTATCAGTGATATCTACTTTTCCAATATTATAGCTAAATCTGAAAATGGTATTTATGTGTCAACCGATTCAATTGGTTTAATTCATGGAATTTATTTTAATTCTGTTCATATTGATATACAAAAAGTGACAAGTATTAAAGGAGGTGTTTATGATAGACGACCTTCAAAGGTTCAGGGTATCGTAGCGCATCCGACTGCAGGGTTTTATATTGAAAATACACAGAGCGCATATTTGAATAATTGTTCTGTTAATTGGCTCGGCACACCTGCAGAATATTTTGGGAAAGCGATAGAAACTATTAATAGCACAGATATACATAATAATAATTTTTTGGGCAAAAATGCACATTAA
- a CDS encoding GH92 family glycosyl hydrolase produces MILFPIHKYKWMILGLLHLAFLIGSYSLFAQSSQPGLVDYVQPLSGTANATTISALKHSETGSETAGNTIPDVGLPFSMVNFTPQTRFSEQKCIAPYKYSDTLFSGIRATHWLSGSCTQDYGSLTMMATTGHLQMKDSVIGFKHNWETLTPYYYQIDIPGKYKIEVSASYRSGIVVFTMNCDDSLFVSVHPNSDFGEGRVFSSGEQNAFFATNPVHRIYQGWGQSAGFNGDFYFKLSRKPLRVVYLDNNGNRQSEKVSNSENVSYQGLSSKVYLGYYLHKGEQLKLRIGNSFSSLLGAKRNLESEIGEKEMDVIKRNAKAIWESHLDQIVIRTKDEKLKHIFYTCLYHSMQQPRLFSDVDGYYPKFSGHYELERLSSQYIQSGQGYYDDFSMWDIYRAELPLYEILQPNFIDQLVNSLILKAQQGGWLPIFPCWNNYTAAMIGDHAIAFIASAYNKGIRNYDIKAAYKFMRKNSFQIADSTDYYNGMGRRALDSYLKYGYIPLEDSVPIAFHKKEQVSRSLEYYYDDYALSSVAKSLGYQKDYAILRRRSLNYYKVFDTSVNSVRGRYINGKWIAHFDPEARESFITEGTPHQLSFYVPQDVHGLIKLMGGQKKMIESLDELFQNGGYWHGNEPGQQIPFMYNYTKEPYKTTERVHHILNQEYSQGPGGLGGNDDAGQMSAWYVFASMGFYPLDPVSGRYLICTPLFDTIVIRPNGILLSIRKGNDAMQNSKMTLYEVPKSDAINETVKFKKPMNFNGSFSIICHRSSTHARYIEKIELDNKPYTKNYFDHTLFQNLGGENETKIADSDGGNKIMKNTGHRMDIWIVDNHTNWATRVADQP; encoded by the coding sequence ATGATTTTGTTTCCGATTCATAAATATAAATGGATGATTTTGGGCTTACTGCATCTGGCATTCTTGATTGGCTCCTATTCGCTTTTTGCTCAATCTAGCCAGCCTGGATTAGTTGACTATGTTCAACCACTTTCAGGCACAGCAAATGCGACAACAATTTCTGCCCTAAAACATAGCGAAACTGGTAGTGAAACCGCCGGTAATACTATTCCTGATGTCGGCTTGCCTTTTTCTATGGTTAATTTTACTCCTCAAACTCGTTTCTCGGAACAAAAATGCATTGCCCCATATAAATATAGTGATACACTATTTTCAGGTATTCGGGCGACGCATTGGCTGAGTGGATCTTGTACGCAAGACTATGGCAGCTTGACAATGATGGCAACGACTGGCCACTTACAAATGAAAGATAGTGTGATAGGATTTAAACACAATTGGGAAACGTTGACTCCCTACTATTACCAAATTGATATTCCAGGAAAATATAAAATAGAGGTAAGTGCTTCTTATAGAAGTGGGATCGTTGTCTTTACGATGAATTGTGATGATAGTTTATTTGTAAGCGTTCATCCTAATAGTGATTTTGGGGAAGGGCGTGTTTTCTCATCCGGTGAACAAAATGCTTTTTTTGCCACCAATCCTGTTCACCGTATTTATCAGGGATGGGGCCAGAGTGCAGGCTTCAACGGAGATTTTTATTTTAAATTAAGTAGGAAACCTTTACGAGTGGTTTATCTAGATAATAATGGGAATAGACAATCAGAAAAAGTAAGTAATTCTGAAAATGTTTCTTATCAAGGATTGTCTTCTAAGGTATATTTAGGATATTACTTACATAAAGGAGAGCAGCTTAAGCTGCGAATTGGAAACTCTTTTTCAAGTTTGTTGGGCGCAAAAAGAAATTTAGAATCCGAAATTGGCGAAAAAGAAATGGATGTAATTAAGCGAAATGCTAAAGCGATTTGGGAATCCCATTTGGATCAAATAGTAATAAGAACTAAAGATGAAAAATTAAAACATATTTTTTATACCTGTCTTTATCATAGTATGCAACAGCCACGTTTATTTAGCGATGTAGACGGTTATTATCCAAAATTTAGTGGTCATTATGAATTAGAACGCTTGAGCTCTCAGTATATTCAGTCTGGTCAAGGTTATTATGACGATTTTTCTATGTGGGATATCTACAGAGCCGAACTTCCTTTATATGAGATCCTACAACCTAATTTTATTGATCAATTGGTGAACTCATTAATTTTAAAAGCACAACAAGGAGGATGGCTTCCCATTTTCCCATGTTGGAATAATTATACTGCTGCGATGATTGGCGACCATGCAATCGCTTTTATTGCTTCTGCCTATAATAAAGGCATTAGAAATTATGATATTAAAGCAGCATATAAATTTATGCGTAAAAATAGTTTTCAAATAGCTGATTCTACTGATTATTACAATGGAATGGGTCGAAGAGCTTTAGATAGTTATTTGAAATATGGTTATATCCCATTGGAGGATTCTGTGCCAATAGCTTTTCATAAAAAGGAACAAGTGAGCCGCAGTCTGGAATATTATTATGATGATTATGCTCTGAGTTCTGTAGCAAAATCTTTAGGATATCAAAAAGATTATGCAATACTAAGACGGCGGAGCCTGAACTATTACAAGGTTTTTGATACATCGGTTAACTCGGTTCGGGGCCGTTATATTAATGGAAAGTGGATTGCTCATTTTGATCCAGAAGCTAGAGAAAGTTTTATTACAGAAGGGACTCCGCATCAACTAAGTTTTTATGTTCCTCAGGATGTACATGGATTAATCAAATTAATGGGGGGGCAAAAAAAAATGATTGAATCTTTGGATGAATTGTTTCAGAATGGAGGTTATTGGCATGGAAATGAGCCTGGTCAGCAGATTCCATTTATGTATAATTATACGAAGGAACCCTATAAAACTACTGAACGAGTTCACCATATTTTAAATCAAGAGTATAGCCAAGGACCTGGTGGTCTAGGGGGAAATGATGATGCAGGTCAAATGAGTGCTTGGTATGTATTTGCCTCCATGGGATTTTATCCACTAGATCCGGTGAGTGGCCGCTATTTAATTTGTACTCCTTTATTTGACACAATAGTTATCCGTCCTAATGGGATTTTATTGAGCATTAGGAAAGGAAACGATGCAATGCAAAATTCAAAAATGACTTTGTATGAAGTGCCAAAATCCGATGCCATTAATGAGACAGTTAAATTTAAAAAGCCTATGAATTTTAATGGCTCCTTTTCTATTATTTGCCACAGAAGTTCTACTCATGCCCGTTATATTGAGAAAATAGAATTGGACAATAAGCCTTACACAAAGAATTATTTCGATCATACTTTATTTCAAAATCTTGGCGGTGAAAATGAAACGAAAATTGCTGATAGTGATGGAGGAAATAAGATAATGAAAAATACAGGGCATAGAATGGATATTTGGATTGTAGATAACCATACCAATTGGGCAACGAGGGTAGCAGATCAACCTTAG